From the genome of Streptacidiphilus sp. PB12-B1b:
CCGGGACGTCAAGGTCATCGACGTAGCCCGGATGGCGGGTACCTCCCCCGCAACGTTCTACCAGTACTTCCCCGACGTCGAGGGCGCTGTCCTCGAGATCGCGGACGGGATGGCCAGGGAAGGCGCCGGTCTCAAGGACCTGGTCGCCGAGAAGTCGTGGGCCGGAAAGACCGGCTACCAGACGGCCGAGGAGCTGGTTGACGGCTTCCTCACGTTCTGGCGCGACAACGAGGCCATCCTGCGCGTGGTCACGTTGGGCTCAGCGGAAGGGGACAAGCGGTTCTTCAAGATCCGCATGAAGATCCTCAACGCGGTGACCAACTCGCTCACCGACTCCCTCAAGGCCCTCCAGGCCTCGGGGAAGGCGGACGCGTCGGTCAGCGCCCCGGCCATCGCCGGATCGCTGGTGGCCATGCTGGCCGCCGTCGCGGAGCACCAGAAGGGGTTCGACTCCTGGGGCGTCAAGGCCAAGGAGCTCAAGCCCAGCCTGGCGCTGCTGGTCTACCTCGGCATGACCGGTAAGAAGCCGCCGAAATAGCGGGTGACCACGGCACCGGTCCCGGCCGGTTAGCCCTGGCCCCGACCAGTCCCGGGTGTCTCCCGGGCATGCGCGGGCTCGCACCGGCCGCTCCGGCGGCCACGGGCGGCCCGCAGGACGCCCCGGGACGATCCCGGACGTCCGGATGGTGCCAGGACGCCCGGGGTGAGTGCTCGGTGAGCGCTCCTGGGCTGCGAAAACCCGGTCGCCTGTCCGACCGGGCGAGGGACCGGCTGCGCCTCGGGGGAGGTACACCGGTCCGAAACGCCGCGCCCGCACTCACACCCGCATGCCCGCAGTACCCCTCTCGGAGTCGTCTGCGAGTCGTCTGCGACGCCGGATCCGCCCTGGGCGGCCCTCCCCTTCGCCGGGGAAGGGCCGCCCATCATTCATTCCCCGCGACGCCCTCGGATACGCCCGCCGCGCGGGTCCGCGTCCGCTCCGTCCGCCGTTGGCGGAGCGGCTCCAGCCGGAAGATCCGCAGCTGCCGCTCCACCCGCGCCTGGTAGGCGGCGTACGGCGGCCACATCTGCAGCAGCGCCGCCCAGGCCGCCTCGCGCTCCCCGCCCTCCAGCAGCCGGGCGGTGACCGGCAGCGTCCGGCCCCGGTGCTCGACCGTGACGTCCGGGGCGGCGAGCAGGTTGCCGGTCCAGGCCGGGTGCCGGGCCTGGCCGAAGTTGCTGCCGATGACCAGGAAGCCGCCGCCCGGCTCGGGCAGGCAGGCCAGCGGGGTCACCCGGGGCTCGCCGCTGCGGCGACCGACCGTCGTCAGGAACAGCGACGGCAGCAGGTACTGGCTGATCATCACCCGGCCGCCGCTGAGCCGGTGCACCGCCCGGTCCAGCCGGGGCAGGACGCGCGGGGCGATCCGGGCGAAGGCCCGCGAGGTGGAGACCCGCTGGATCACCGCCGCCCCGCGCGAACGGGGTGAGCGGGGCGAGCGGGGTGAGCTGGACGGTCGGGGCGGCTGACCGTGGGCTTCCGGCGCCATGTCACACCGCCGCCGCTCGGCCGCGCCCGGCGTGCGGCCCGGGCGGGAACAGCCCGGCGCGGGCCGCGGCACGGGCGCGCAGCCGGTGCGGCGCCCCGAACAGCAGCTCGTCGGCGACGGCCCGCTTGAAGTAGAGGTGGATGTCGTGCTCCCAGGTGATGGCGATCCCGCCGTGCACCTGGATCGCCTCGGCGGCGGCGGTGTGCAGGCACTCCAGCGCCTGGGCCAGCGCCAGCAGCACCGCGGTGGCCGCCGCCGACGCCGACGCACCGCCGTCGGCGCCGGCGCCCGTGGCGGCGTCGAGCGACCAGGCTGCGTAGTGGACCGCCGAGCGCGCCGACTCCACCGCGACATACACGTCCGCGAGCTTGTGCTTGATGGCCTGGAAGGAGCCGATCGGCCGGCCGAACTGCTCCCGGGTCTGCGCGTACTCCACTGCCCGGGCCAGGCAGTGCTCGGCCGCGCCCACCGCCTCGGCGGCGGTGGCCAGCGCCGCCGACAGCCCGACGCCGTCCAGGCCCGGCCCCGCGTCCAGCGCCGGATCGCCGAGCGGGACGCCGACGGTGTCGCGCAGCTCCACCCGCCCCAGCGCGCGGGTCTCGTCCAGCGAGGCGCAGCGGCTGCGGGTGAGCCCGGGGGCGTCGCCCGCGACCAGGTAGAGGACGGTCCGGCTGCGCGGGAAGCCCCCGGTGTGCGCGGCGACGACCAGCAGGTCGGCCCGGGCGCCGTCGACGACCGGCGCGGCCTCCCCGTACAGCAGCCACCCCGGCGTACGGTCCGGCGTCGCGTCGGGCGGCGTCCGGTCCTGGGAGGGCCGGGGGCGGGCCTGGATGCCGCCGGCGCGGCCGCCGCCCGCAGCCGTCCCGTCGGGCAGCGGTCTCGGCAGGACCAGCGCGGCGGTCCGCTCGCCGCTCGCCAGGGCCGGCAGCAGCCGGGCCCGCTGCTCCGGTGTGCCCAGCGCGAGGACGGCGCCCGCCGCCAGGACGCAGGAGCCGAGCAGCGGCGAGGGCAGCAGCACCCGTCCGGTCTCCTCGCAGGCCAGGGCCAGCTCGATCGGCCCGAGCCCGGCGCCGCCGTACTCCGCGGGCAGGGCCAGGCCGGGCAGTCCGGGCTGTTCCGCGAGCCGCCGCCACAGCTCCGGATCGTGCCCGGACGGGCTCGCCGCCGCCGCGCGGACCTGCTCCGGGGTGCAGCGCTTGGCCAGGGCCTCGCGCAGGGTACGGCGGACGGCCTCTTGTTCGGGGGTGGGCGCGGGGTCCATACCGCCTCCAGCTCTCGTGTGCTGACGGTCCGTCATCCTAGGAGCAGCGGTCACGGGAGCACAGGGGCACGGGCCATAAATCTGATGTACCGTCAGCTATCCGGTTCGGCCGCAACACCGTTACCTCTCGGAGGAGTTGACCCGTGCCCGTGCCCTCCCTGCACAACCCGGTGCCGCCGGAGCAGCCGCGCCGCCGGGTCGCGGTCGTCGGCGTGGCCCACTCCGACTGCGGCCGGGTGGACGACGCGACCGCGTTCCAGCTGCACGCCCAGGCCGCCCGGCGGGCCCTGGCCGACTCCGGACTGCCGCGCTCGGTGATCGACGGCGTGGCCTCGGCCGGGCTCGGCCTGCTCGCCCCCGTCGAGGTCTGCGAATACCTGGGCCTGCGCCCGCGCTGGACCGACTCCACCTCGGTCGGCGGCTCGACCTGGGAGGTCATGGCCGCCCACGCGGCCGACGCGATAGCGGCCGGCCACGCCGAGGCCGTCCTGCTGGTCTACGGCTCGACGGCCCGCGCCGACCTCAAGGCCCGGCGCCGCACCGCCGGGCTCGCACTGGGCGCACACGGGCCCCAGCAGTTCGAGGCCCCGTACGGGCACACGCTCATCTCCAAGTACGCGATGGCGGCCCGCCGCCACATGCACGCGTACGGGACGACACTGGAGCAGCTCGCGGGCGTCGCCGTGCAGGCCCGGGCCAACGCCGCCGCCAACCCGGAGGCCATGTACCGCGCCCCGCTCACCGTGGACGAGGTGCTCGCCGGGCCGCCCGTCGCCTCCCCCTTCACCAAGCTGCACTGCTGCATCCGCTCGGACGGCGGCTGCGCCGTCCTGCTCGCGGCCGAGGACTACGTCCCGGACACCCGGCACGCCCCGGTCTGGATCCTGGGGGCCGGCGAGCACCTCAGCCACAGCCTGATGTCGCAGTGGGAGGACTTCACCGTCTCCCCCGCCGCCGTCTCCGGCGCCCTCGCCTACCGGCGCGCGGGCGTCGGCCCGGCCGACATCGAGCTGGCGCAGCTGTACGACGCCTTCAGCTACATGCCGCTGGTCGCCCTGGAGGACCTGGGCTTCTGCGCCAAGGGCGAGGGCGGCCCCTTCGTCGACGCCGAGCACGGCCGGCTGCTGCGGGAGGGCGCGCTGCCGGTGAACACCGACGGCGGGGGCCTGTCCGCCTGCCACCCGGGCATGCGCGGCCTGTTCCTGATCACCGAGGCCGTCCGCCAGCTCCGCGGCGACTACGCGTCCACCGCCCCGGCCCGGCAAGTCCCGCGCCGCGACCGCACCCCCGGCCCGCCCGGCCTCGCCCTGGTCAGCGGTGTCGGCGGCTGGTTCTGCTCCTCCGCCACCCTCGTCCTCGGCCGCTGAACGCGACCGGGGCAGGAGGCCAGGGGCAGGGGGCCAGGAGCCGGGGGCTAGGGGCAGCGGACGACCTGGCCGGCGTAGGCCAGGCCGCCGCCGAAGCCGAGCAGGAGGACGGGGGCGCCGGAGGCCAGCTCGCCGCGTTCGACCAGCTTGGAGAGGGCCAGCGGGATGGACGCCGCCGAGGTGTTGCCCGAGTCGACGACGTCGCGGGCGATGACAGCGTTCGGCGCGCCGATCTTGGCCGCGATGGCGTCGATGATCCGCAGATTGGCCTGGTGCGGGACGAAACCGGCCAGCTCGGCCGGGGTGATCCCGGCCTTCTCGCAGGCCA
Proteins encoded in this window:
- a CDS encoding TetR family transcriptional regulator, coding for MTGQVRTVDGRVAGRRGQATRQKLLECLSEMLSTSPYRDVKVIDVARMAGTSPATFYQYFPDVEGAVLEIADGMAREGAGLKDLVAEKSWAGKTGYQTAEELVDGFLTFWRDNEAILRVVTLGSAEGDKRFFKIRMKILNAVTNSLTDSLKALQASGKADASVSAPAIAGSLVAMLAAVAEHQKGFDSWGVKAKELKPSLALLVYLGMTGKKPPK
- a CDS encoding nitroreductase family deazaflavin-dependent oxidoreductase; amino-acid sequence: MIQRVSTSRAFARIAPRVLPRLDRAVHRLSGGRVMISQYLLPSLFLTTVGRRSGEPRVTPLACLPEPGGGFLVIGSNFGQARHPAWTGNLLAAPDVTVEHRGRTLPVTARLLEGGEREAAWAALLQMWPPYAAYQARVERQLRIFRLEPLRQRRTERTRTRAAGVSEGVAGNE
- a CDS encoding acyl-CoA dehydrogenase family protein, whose amino-acid sequence is MDPAPTPEQEAVRRTLREALAKRCTPEQVRAAAASPSGHDPELWRRLAEQPGLPGLALPAEYGGAGLGPIELALACEETGRVLLPSPLLGSCVLAAGAVLALGTPEQRARLLPALASGERTAALVLPRPLPDGTAAGGGRAGGIQARPRPSQDRTPPDATPDRTPGWLLYGEAAPVVDGARADLLVVAAHTGGFPRSRTVLYLVAGDAPGLTRSRCASLDETRALGRVELRDTVGVPLGDPALDAGPGLDGVGLSAALATAAEAVGAAEHCLARAVEYAQTREQFGRPIGSFQAIKHKLADVYVAVESARSAVHYAAWSLDAATGAGADGGASASAAATAVLLALAQALECLHTAAAEAIQVHGGIAITWEHDIHLYFKRAVADELLFGAPHRLRARAAARAGLFPPGPHAGRGRAAAV
- a CDS encoding acetyl-CoA acetyltransferase, with amino-acid sequence MPSLHNPVPPEQPRRRVAVVGVAHSDCGRVDDATAFQLHAQAARRALADSGLPRSVIDGVASAGLGLLAPVEVCEYLGLRPRWTDSTSVGGSTWEVMAAHAADAIAAGHAEAVLLVYGSTARADLKARRRTAGLALGAHGPQQFEAPYGHTLISKYAMAARRHMHAYGTTLEQLAGVAVQARANAAANPEAMYRAPLTVDEVLAGPPVASPFTKLHCCIRSDGGCAVLLAAEDYVPDTRHAPVWILGAGEHLSHSLMSQWEDFTVSPAAVSGALAYRRAGVGPADIELAQLYDAFSYMPLVALEDLGFCAKGEGGPFVDAEHGRLLREGALPVNTDGGGLSACHPGMRGLFLITEAVRQLRGDYASTAPARQVPRRDRTPGPPGLALVSGVGGWFCSSATLVLGR